GCCATCGGCGGTGCGCATGGCCAGGGCCGTCTTCATGTCCGGCGTGTGGCTGAACACGTACGTGGCGTCCTTGGCCTCCTTGAGCACCTGGGCCTGCGTGTTGAGGACGCTGGGGATATACACGCTGTCCTTGAACGTCGACTTCCACTTGCTGTCGGCCTTGGTCAGCCTGTCACTCAAGGCCGCGATCGCGTCCTTCGGGCTCATCTGGAGCCCCGTGGCGGAATTCAGCGGAACGCTCGCAGCGCCTTCCTTGTCGACCGTGGGGAACGTCTGGCCCGGCAGCAGCGGGGTGGCATTGATGAGCTTGTAGTTCTCGCGGGCGCTGGCCTGGACGAGCGTCAGCAGCTGGGGAAGGGCGTTGCCTTCTCCCTGCGTGACGATCATGGCCGAGCGCGGCCACGTGGAGTCGGTGGTGACCACCCGGGCGAGCAGCTTGGTGCTGTTGACCGGGTCCACCGCCGCCTGCTTGGAGACCTTGGAGCGGATCTTGTAGTTTGCCGCGCGAATTTGCAATGCCAAGCCGGCTACCCGTGGCTCAAGCTCCTTGGCGTTTTTGGCGTTGTCGCCCGAGGCGACCACCGTGGAAACGGCCGCTGCAATCTTTTGCACCTGGCTGTCCAGAAGCACCGGCAGGCCCGCAGTGGGCGCAGCAGTTGCTCCGGCGGTGCTGCCCGCGGACGGGCTCGGCGTGGACGACGCCGTGGGACCGGAAGCCGGCGTCGTGGGGTCTGCGGCCACGGCCGGCCCCATCGTCCCCGCGACCAGGACCGCCACGAGGGCGGCCGCCCAACGGGCCTTCCGCGGCACGCCGCGGACGAGCCGGGCCCAAGCGTCGGCGGGGGGCCTGACGGTACGGTCGCTCTTCCCCTCTGCCGGCTTGTTTTTGGCACCCCTCTTGAAAGAGCGCTTGGGTTTCATCCTGCCTTTGCCCCCCGGGGTTTCCCCGGCAACGGCCGGCGACTGCCCGCCAACGGACGTACCGGAGCCCTCACCGGACGTACCGGAGCCGCCACCGTCGCCATCGCTCTCGCGGCCGCTCCCGGATTCGCCTCCGCGCTTTGCAGAGTCACCCTGCCCTGAGGGGTCGTCCCTGCCGACATGCCACTTGCCGGCGTCGGAGGTGCCGGAGGCGCCAGCATCGGTGCCAGCAGTGCCCGCGGTGCCGGTATCGGTGCCGGTGGAGTTTTTTGCGCCCGCGGTGCCCGCGGCACCGGAGATGCCGGCGGCGCTGGAGATACCCGCGGCCCCTGCGTCGTTGCCCAAGGTGCTGGCGGAGCCTTTCGACGCCGTCGTGTCATTGCCACTGCCCTGGCGCCCGGCGGCCTCCGTACCCGCGACCTGACCCAAGTCCTGGCCGTCCTCGGTCCTGCCGGAGCCTGGCACATCCTCCGAGGAGCGCGCGCCCCCGCCTGCATCTGTGTCTGCGTCTGAGCCCATGCCCGCCCCAGTGGCTGCGTCTGCGTCTGCGCCCGTACCGGGAACCGGCATCGCCGAGGTTTCAGCCGCGCCGGGCCCGCTGGAACCCAGCGTCCCGGGAAGGGCTGAGGCGTGGTCCGGCCCGTTGCCGTGGCCACCGGCAATGCCCGCACCCACACCACCTGAAGCTGCACCACCTGTGCGGGCCACCGCCGCGGCCTCGGTCCTGCGTGCGGCGCGGCGCGCATCCGCGATCGTGGCCGGTTTGGGAATTCGGTCCCGGGCCGCCCTTTCCCTGTCGGCCACGAGCTTTTCCACTTCCACCGCTCCCATGGCGGGATCCGAAGGCGCCCGACCCGCGGCGCGACGGCCGGCCACGGCCGCCTGGGGCTTGCGCGGTGCAATGAAGAGCAGCAGCGCGGCGAGTGCCAGCAGTGCCGAGCCGATGACCATCAACGGAACAGCCCACGGGGTTCCCGCGGCGTTGTCAGTGGTCAGCGTAATGTCGGTGGGGGCAGGCGCCGTGCCGTCCGAGGACACCAGAAGCGCCCAGTCGCCATGGCCGGGGGCCTGCCACGTGTAGCTGAGTTCGCCCGTGCCCTTTTCCTCGCTGACCCACATGTCCGAGCCTGCAGGGTTGGGTACCTTCGCCGCACCGGCAATGCTCTTGGCGGTCAGGGCGGTGAAGTCACTGTTCACGCCCGTAATGTCGGTGTGCGCGGCATCGCCCACCCAGCCGGTGATGTCACGCTGCTGCGCAACGGCAAGCTGGATGGGTCCCTTGGCCTTGATGGTCATGGTGAAGTTTCCATCCTTGGCCTTTAGTACGTCGGGCCCAATGACTGTCAAGGGAGACGGCGTGACACTGCCCTGGACGCCAGCTGTGACGGTGGCGGGCGGAAGCCAGATGGTGCGCTGGCCAATCCCCAGCCCGAGGACCACCAGGCCCAAAATGGCCAGGACAATTGCAATCTTGGAACGCAACAACATACCTATCATCGGCGGAAAACTACTTTGGTCGATCCTTCAAGGGTAACCGAAACGTTACCTTTGGCCCCGTTTTGCGAGGAAACTCTCACCCGGGAAAGCGGTGCGGTCCGGACCCGGAACGTCCGGGCGCGGCCTCTGGGCAAGCCCGAAATGAGCGCTGGCGGGCGGGCTCCGCTGATAATGTCGACTCACCATGAACAACTGGGGTGTGGGCAGGTCTCCCGCTCCCGAACATTAAGGCAGCCTTCCTTGAGTTCTACCCGTGACACTGACGCACCCGAGCCGGATCCCGCGGACCACAACCCGGAAACAAAGGACCACGCCGGCGCCGGACCCCACGTGCCCGGCACCCGGGTGCCGCCCCCGGCGCCCGGCGCGGCCGCGTCTGAAAGTGAAGGGTCGGGACAAACCGGGCCGCCAACGGCTGCGGACGAAACCCCGGCGGGAGGGCATGGCGGGGCAGCCGCGCCACGTCCGGCGTCGACCTTCCCTGCGGGGCGGCAGACCGCGGCGGGGTGGCGCTCCTGGCTGGCGCAAAAGGTCCGCCAGCCGCTGCCGGGCGCCCAGCCTCGCGTGCGCTTCGCTTTGCCGTCCGAATCGCTCGAGGATGCCGTCGCAACACCTGCTGGCAACATTCCGGCGTCCGGCGGCATGTTCCGCCACCCGATCTATTTCGGTTTCATGGGCACCGTTGGCGTCGGCATCGCCATTTTCCTGAATTACATCGTGGCGAACACGTCCCAGCTGCTGCTGTGGATAGTCACGGCCCTGTTCATCGCGCTCGGCCTGGACCCCGTCGTGCGGTGGCTGGAGACACGGAAGGTGCCGCGGCCGCTGGGCATTGTGCTGACCCTTGTGGTCCTGTTGGGCGCAGTGGCCATCTTCTTCGCCACCCTCATCCCCACGATCGTCGACCAGACCACGCAGCTTGTCCAGAAGGCGCCCGGTTGGATCAACGACTTCCTCAGCTCCGACCTGTTCCATCAGCTGGACGTGCAGTACCACGTGGTGGACACCATCAACCAACAGGTGGCCAAATTCTTCCAAAACGCCCAGACGGTCGGGGGCGTGTTCGGCGGCGTGGTGGGGGTGGGCACCACCATCGCGAACGGCCTGTTCGGCACGTTGATTGTGCTGGTCCTGAGCCTGTACTTCCTGGCGTCGATGCCGTCCATCAAGAAGTGGGGCTATCGCCTGGCGCCGCGATCCCGGCGCGCGCGCGTGGAAGAGCTGAGCGAGGAAATCACCCGCGGCGTGGGCAACTACGTGATCGGCCAGGCCTGTGTGGCGATCCTCAATGCCGCCTTTGCGTTCATCGTGATGAGCATCCTGCACGTGCCGTTCAGTGTTCTGCTGGCCTTTGTGGTGGCCCTCCTTGCCTTCATCCCGCTGGTGGGCGGCATGCTGGCGGCCGTGGTGGTCACGGCCGTCAGCCTGACACTGGGGTGGCAGACGGCCATCATCTACGCCATCTGCCACTTTGCCTACCTGCAGTTTGAGGCCTACTTCATCTCCCCCCGCATCATGCAGAAGGCCGTAGCCGTCCCGGGCGCCATTGCCGTCATTTCCGTCATTGCCGGCGGCAGCCTGCTCGGCGTTCTCGGCGCGCTCATCGCCATTCCGACCGCCGCGGCCGTGATGCTGCTGGTCAAGGAAGTGTTCATTGCGCGCCAGGACAAGATGTAGCGTCCTGAGGGACCGAACGTACAGGTCTGGCGAGGCGTCCATGCCCGCCCCGCGCCGAAAGCACAGCAACGGCGGGTGGGGCGGCCGCCGGGCCACCAGAGCTGTACTCTCGGCGCCCCTGTCGGGCGGCCCCGGGCCACCAGAGCTGTACTCTCGGCGATTTGCACGGCCCACTGGGGTCGCAACGGAGGGTGAATCCCGATATACCAGCCACACATCTCCGTCCCGCCGTCCCGGGTCTCGGCGGTCTCGCCCACCGGGGAGGCGGTGCAACGGTCGGGCCGTCGGCCGGCACGACCGGGAGGCGCGGCGGCTATGCCACGGGCGCGGCGGCCACCGGGCCCTGCCACTCGTCGGGCAGCCGGACCGGCTGCCCCAACACCGTCGAGGCGATCTCGCTCAGGGCCCGCATGACGTATTTCTCTCCGACCCACAGGTGCTTCGCCCCGGAAACGGACACCAGCCGTGCCTGAGGGACCAGCGAAAAGCGTTCGCGGGCGGCCTCCGGCCGAAGATAGTCGTCAAACTCCGGCACCAGCACGGCCAGCGGCTTGCCGTCCGCGGCCCATGCGGCGAGGTCGACGTCGCCGGCACGGTGCAGCGGCGGCGAGAGCAGCACGGCACCCTCCAATTGGGAAGCCGTCGGCTCCAGTGCCCCGTACTTAAGCACCAGCTCCGTGCCGAAGGACCAGCCCACCAGCCACCGGTTCGGCAGCCCGCGCTCCACGGCGAACCGGACGGCCGCCTCAAGGTCAAGGCGCTCCCCCACGCCGTCGTCGAAGGCCCCGCCGCTGGTGCCCCGCGGCGAGGAAGTGCCGCGCGTGTTGAACCGCAGCACGGCAATTCCCGCCAGCGCGGGCAGGCGGTAAGACGCCTTCCTGTACACGTGCGAATCCATGAAGCCGCCGTGGGTGGGCAGCGGGTGGAGGGTGATGAGCGTGGCCCGGACCACGCCGTCGGCCGGAAGCGCCAGCTCGCCCACCAAAGTCAGCCCGTCCGCCGTCGTCAGCTCAATGTTCTCGCGCAGGGCGGGCAGCACGGTGGCGGCGCGGACCGTAAAACGGACGCCAGGATCGGAAAATTCAAGGGTTGCCGGGTCGATTGCCATGCCCACCAGCTTATCTGTAGCGGTAGCTGCGCCCGCGCCAGCAGTTGGTGTGCCAGTGGCGGCGTTCCCGCAGGCCAGCCTCGGAGCCGAACAGGGCGTCCTCCTGCCACACCACCAGGTGGGCCACGCCGGGCTGGACAGGGTGGTTGCAGCCCGGGCAGGTGTACACCTTTTGTGCGTTCCGCGCCGTGATGGTGCGCACGGCCCATTCCCCGTCCGGGGCCGATTCCCGCTCCGGGATGCCCAGCCGGGCCCGGTCCAGGCCGTCCTCCCCGCCGCCTGCACCGTCCCTGCCGCCCGCCGTTCCGCCTGAAAAGGACGGACGACGGCGGCGCGGATGGTTTGAACGGGGCATGCCACCATTGTGCCGCACCAGTCCCGGTGGCGGCCAAACCGGCAGGCGCCCGGGCGGCCGGTTTGGCCGCCACCGGCAGGCGCCCGGGAGGCCGCCCCACACGGATGCGGCTATTGTGGAGGGCGTGCGTTTAGTGATTGCCAAGTGCTCCGTCGACTACGTCGGACGCCTCAAAGCCCATCTTCCCCTGGCCGTGCGGCTGCTGCTGGTCAAGGCCGACGGCTCCGTGCTGGTCCACTCCGACGGCGGCTCCTACAAGCCCCTGAACTGGATGAGCCCGCCTGCCACCCTGCGCACCGTGGCGGCCGCGGACTCCGCGCTGGAGGAGGGCGTGGTGGAGCAGTGGGTGGTGCAGTCCACCAAGCAGGACGACAAGCTCATCATTAACATCTACGAGCACATCCACGAGTCCAACCATCACCTCGGCACCGATCCCGGCCTGATCAAGGACGGGGTGGAGGCGGACCTGCAGCGGCTTCTGGCGGACCAGATCGAGCTGCTGGGCAGCGGATTCACCCTGGTCCGGCGGGAATACTTCACGGCGATCGGGCCGGTGGACATCCTGGCCCGGGACGCCGACGGCGCGGCCGTGGCCATTGAGCTCAAGCGCCGCGGGGACATCGACGGGGTCGAGCAGCTGACCCGCTACCTGGAACTGCTCAACCGGGACCCCCTGCTGGCTCCCGTGCGCGGCATCTTCGCCGCGCAGCAGATCAAGCCGCAGGCCCGCGTCCTCGCCGCCGACCGGGGCATTGAGTGCCTCACCCTGGACTACGACGCAATGCGCGGCGTGGACGACAGCGCCTCGAGGCTGTTTTAAACGCCGCTCCTCAGCGCCGCCTTTCCGCGCCACTCTTTGGACCCCTCCTGACATTGTCTGACGTACGGTGCCCGGCAAATGCGCGGCTGGATAGACTGGAACGCATGAGCCAAGACACCGCAGCCCCCGAGCCCGCAAAGACCTTGATCTACGGCCCCGTCGTCACCGACCGCGGCCTCGTGGAGCACGGGCTGCTCGCGGTTGACGGGGAACGCATCGCCTATGCCGGGCGCGCCGACCACTTTGACGAACCCGGCTTTGGGTCGCTGGACCCGGCCAACATCATCACACTCCCGGCAGGCCACCGCATCATCCCCGGCCTGGTGGACCTCCACAACCACGGCGGCAACGGCGGCGACTTTCCCAGCGGCGACGAGGCCTCGGCCCGCACGGCCGTGGAGTTCCTCCACCGCGCCGGAACCACCACCCTTCTGGCCAGCATGGTCACCGCGGCACCGGCGGACCTCCTGAAGGGGATCGGCGTTTACGCCAAAATGACCGCCGAAGGGCTGCTGGCAGGCATCCACTTGGAGGGTCCTTTCCTCTCCCACGCCCGCTGCGGCGCCCAGAACCCCGAGTTCCTGCTCGACCCGGATCTGGAGCTGGCGGCCGCGCTGATCGAGGCTGGCTTGGGCGCCATCGCGACCATGACCTACGCCCCGGAGCTGCCCGGCGCGGCCGACCTGGTGGACCTCCTGACTTCCTATGGCGTCACCCCGTCGGTGGGCCACACCGACTGCGACACCGCCACGGCCGCCGAGTCCCTGGCCCAGGCCCGGGAGGGCCTTGATTCCGCCGGGTTCGACGGCGTTTCCGGACGTCCCACTGTCACCCACCTTTTCAACGGGATGCCTCCCATGCATCACCGGTCGCCCGGCCCCGTGGCCGCCTGCCTGAAGGCGGCCAAGGCGGGCGACGCCGCCGTCGAGCTCGTGGCCGACAACACCCACCTGGACCCGGAAACTGTCAGCATGGTGTTCGCGCTGGTGGGCGCCCCCAACATCCTGCTGGTCACCGACTCCATGGCGGCCGCCGGCCTGGCGGACGGGCAGTACACGCTCGGTCCGTCGCCCGTCACGGTGACGGACGGCGTGGCCACCCTGGACACCACCGGATCGATTGCCGGGGGCACGGCAACCCTCCTCGACGTAGTGCGGCGCACGGTGGCCGCCGGCGTCAAGCTCACCGACGCGCTGCGCTCGGCCACGGCGGTCCCAGCCGAGGTGCTGGGACTGACGGATGAGGTCGGATCGCTGCGCCGGGGCCTGCGCGCCGATGCACTGGTGGTGGACGGCGGCCTGGAACTGCAGCGCGTCATGCGGGCCGGCGTGTGGCTCAACTAATTACTTTTCGGGTCATGAATGCCGCATTCCGTTGACCTCAATTGTGATGCATGCCATGCTAAGTGCTGTCTTGCATGGAGCAATTCATTTATGAGGAGAAACAATGGCACAGGGAACCGTCAAGTGGTTCAACGCTGAAAAGGGCTTCGGCTTTATCACCCCGGACAATGCCGAAGGGGACGTGTTCGTCCACTATTCGGAAATCCAAGGCGGCGGATTCAAAACGCTCGAAGAAAATGCACGCGTCGAATTTGAAATCGGACAAGGCACCAAGGGGCCGCAAGCCACCGGCGTGAACACGCTGTAGCAGCCCGCTGCGTCGAAAGGGCCCCGGCAAGGTTGCCGGGGCCCTTTCCATGCCCGCCCCACGTGCCGCACGATCGAAGGGCCCGCCCGGGCGCTCCATGGGCGCTTTCCGATCCGCTGGACCCTCCACGGGTCCCGCACGCCGTCATCGGCCCCTACGTCCTCCGCAGCAGCCGGGCCAGCCCGCGGACCGACACATTGGGCATGTAGGCCTCCCCCACGGCCCGGCCGATGGCCGGCAGGGACAGCGGATCCTGATAGGCCATGTAGAGCGTGCGGTGCCGCGGCTGGAAGCGCTTCTTGAAGTTTGCCAGAGACGCGAAGCCGTACACCGGCTCCAGCGTGCGGGCCAGCAGCGCCAGAATCCTCTCCATGGACGTCCCTTCCAGCGCCACCAGGGGATGCACGAACGCCGCTTCCGCTTCCGCTGGGCCGCCCGCCGCCGCCCCGCGTTCCCGCGCGGCCCCGCCCGCGGCTCCCGCAGCGTCCAGCGCGGCCCCGTCTTCCCGCGCCGCACCGTCCGCGGCTTTGGCACCGTCCAGCGGCCCACCATAAGCCGCACCGTCCGCGGCACCGCGCACCGCCGCGCCGCCCTGCGCCCCCCCGCCCTCGCGGGAGGATCCGGCCTCGCGGACGGCCGCGGCCGCCGGAACCTCCGGCGCGCTGATGGAAAGGGGTGAACCGGACAGGGAGATGTATTCCACCTGGTCACGGAAGTGCAGCACGGCCTCCGCGATCAGGAACTCCATCACGCCCTTGAAGGCATCGTCATTGCGGCGCATGAAGTCCAGCGTCCAACTGACCACCTCGCCGTGCGCGAAGACCGGCAGCCAGCTGGTGACGCCGTGGACGCGGCCGGTGGCGTCGACGGCCAGGCAGATCTGGACGTTGTCGTCCTTGAGCTCCTCCACCCCGCCCAGCGTGAAACCCAGTTCCGGCAGCGCCTGGCCGGACACCCAGTCCTCGGAAATTTCATGGATTTGGGTCCGCAGCCCGTTGCTCAGCGTGGAGTACCTGTGCCATGTGGCGGTCACCTGAAGCTTGGCAGCCTTGTTCAGGGCCGTGCGCACGTTTTGCCATTCCTTGCCCTTGAATTCCATGACGCGGACGTCCAGCAGGGTTTCAGTGGCCACCGCGGCACGGCGGAAGCCGCGGCGCCGCAACGTTTCCCAGCATTCATTCGTGAGCGAATAAAAGCACGGCGTCAAGGACTGCTCGGCGCAATAGTCGATGAAGCCGTCGACGGCGGCCGCATGGTCGTCCGGCTCCCCCAGGGGCCCGCCCACCGTCACCGCCACGCCAAAGTGCACTTGATAGGCGACCCCCGCCGTCCCGGAGGGGGTGAACCAGTACTCGTTTCCGGGCCACAGGGCCATCCAGGACAACGAGTCCCCGCCCCGGCGCACCAGTGCCGCCGCGGCAGCCCTGCCGGCGCCGGCAGGACCGGAAGTCACGCGCCGGCTCAGGAACAATCCCAGCACCAAAACCACGCTGGCAGTCCACAGCACGGCCCCGCCCATGCTGAACAGCAGCGTCGTAAAGAACCCGTGCGGATAAACCGCGGCCCCGTAGCTAAACGGGAAAGGATAGGGCAGCAGCACGCGCGGCAGGCTGGCAAGCAGCCCGATGACCCCGTACTCCCCGTATTCGTTGCCCTCGGCGTACCAGGCCGCCGAATACAGCACCACAAAGACGCCCAGCATCAGCGGCAGCAG
This genomic stretch from Arthrobacter dokdonellae harbors:
- a CDS encoding AI-2E family transporter, giving the protein MSSTRDTDAPEPDPADHNPETKDHAGAGPHVPGTRVPPPAPGAAASESEGSGQTGPPTAADETPAGGHGGAAAPRPASTFPAGRQTAAGWRSWLAQKVRQPLPGAQPRVRFALPSESLEDAVATPAGNIPASGGMFRHPIYFGFMGTVGVGIAIFLNYIVANTSQLLLWIVTALFIALGLDPVVRWLETRKVPRPLGIVLTLVVLLGAVAIFFATLIPTIVDQTTQLVQKAPGWINDFLSSDLFHQLDVQYHVVDTINQQVAKFFQNAQTVGGVFGGVVGVGTTIANGLFGTLIVLVLSLYFLASMPSIKKWGYRLAPRSRRARVEELSEEITRGVGNYVIGQACVAILNAAFAFIVMSILHVPFSVLLAFVVALLAFIPLVGGMLAAVVVTAVSLTLGWQTAIIYAICHFAYLQFEAYFISPRIMQKAVAVPGAIAVISVIAGGSLLGVLGALIAIPTAAAVMLLVKEVFIARQDKM
- a CDS encoding bifunctional lysylphosphatidylglycerol flippase/synthetase MprF, with product MTSALTDWVRRTPFTLAVMVVTVVVMFATRDFRHPLPRGAAGSAGLQSTDLVTGQWWSFATTVFLTPGVLGLLAALAVLAGVLGLAEITVGTARTAALFVSCQLAAAVVFTGVVQFGGALGVEWLAGMREATLMGPFAAAAGTLMAASRLVSVMWRRRMRSLTLAIALMLTLYVGHAQNLFILIGAVVGLLLGAAVFPARVPSYVARPTSRETRTILAIVVAVFAVGPLMAAIAHIPVGPLSGLRNLVVNPVPSIGQLQAACPPLEEACRGLGRGMGLWGPGGHLLALAPMLLLLACAEGLRRGNRLALWMAVYLHLVIGVMSGFYLQVFAGFGLPLLRGRRVLSINGSMWEILPVVLVPFVIAAVLVSRRRHFHIDPNPVLRRRAIVLLPLMLGVFVVLYSAAWYAEGNEYGEYGVIGLLASLPRVLLPYPFPFSYGAAVYPHGFFTTLLFSMGGAVLWTASVVLVLGLFLSRRVTSGPAGAGRAAAAALVRRGGDSLSWMALWPGNEYWFTPSGTAGVAYQVHFGVAVTVGGPLGEPDDHAAAVDGFIDYCAEQSLTPCFYSLTNECWETLRRRGFRRAAVATETLLDVRVMEFKGKEWQNVRTALNKAAKLQVTATWHRYSTLSNGLRTQIHEISEDWVSGQALPELGFTLGGVEELKDDNVQICLAVDATGRVHGVTSWLPVFAHGEVVSWTLDFMRRNDDAFKGVMEFLIAEAVLHFRDQVEYISLSGSPLSISAPEVPAAAAVREAGSSREGGGAQGGAAVRGAADGAAYGGPLDGAKAADGAAREDGAALDAAGAAGGAARERGAAAGGPAEAEAAFVHPLVALEGTSMERILALLARTLEPVYGFASLANFKKRFQPRHRTLYMAYQDPLSLPAIGRAVGEAYMPNVSVRGLARLLRRT
- a CDS encoding cold-shock protein; its protein translation is MAQGTVKWFNAEKGFGFITPDNAEGDVFVHYSEIQGGGFKTLEENARVEFEIGQGTKGPQATGVNTL
- a CDS encoding alpha/beta hydrolase — protein: MAIDPATLEFSDPGVRFTVRAATVLPALRENIELTTADGLTLVGELALPADGVVRATLITLHPLPTHGGFMDSHVYRKASYRLPALAGIAVLRFNTRGTSSPRGTSGGAFDDGVGERLDLEAAVRFAVERGLPNRWLVGWSFGTELVLKYGALEPTASQLEGAVLLSPPLHRAGDVDLAAWAADGKPLAVLVPEFDDYLRPEAARERFSLVPQARLVSVSGAKHLWVGEKYVMRALSEIASTVLGQPVRLPDEWQGPVAAAPVA
- the nucS gene encoding endonuclease NucS yields the protein MRLVIAKCSVDYVGRLKAHLPLAVRLLLVKADGSVLVHSDGGSYKPLNWMSPPATLRTVAAADSALEEGVVEQWVVQSTKQDDKLIINIYEHIHESNHHLGTDPGLIKDGVEADLQRLLADQIELLGSGFTLVRREYFTAIGPVDILARDADGAAVAIELKRRGDIDGVEQLTRYLELLNRDPLLAPVRGIFAAQQIKPQARVLAADRGIECLTLDYDAMRGVDDSASRLF
- a CDS encoding N-acetylglucosamine-6-phosphate deacetylase translates to MSQDTAAPEPAKTLIYGPVVTDRGLVEHGLLAVDGERIAYAGRADHFDEPGFGSLDPANIITLPAGHRIIPGLVDLHNHGGNGGDFPSGDEASARTAVEFLHRAGTTTLLASMVTAAPADLLKGIGVYAKMTAEGLLAGIHLEGPFLSHARCGAQNPEFLLDPDLELAAALIEAGLGAIATMTYAPELPGAADLVDLLTSYGVTPSVGHTDCDTATAAESLAQAREGLDSAGFDGVSGRPTVTHLFNGMPPMHHRSPGPVAACLKAAKAGDAAVELVADNTHLDPETVSMVFALVGAPNILLVTDSMAAAGLADGQYTLGPSPVTVTDGVATLDTTGSIAGGTATLLDVVRRTVAAGVKLTDALRSATAVPAEVLGLTDEVGSLRRGLRADALVVDGGLELQRVMRAGVWLN
- a CDS encoding ATP/GTP-binding protein — protein: MPRSNHPRRRRPSFSGGTAGGRDGAGGGEDGLDRARLGIPERESAPDGEWAVRTITARNAQKVYTCPGCNHPVQPGVAHLVVWQEDALFGSEAGLRERRHWHTNCWRGRSYRYR